In Pyrus communis chromosome 8, drPyrComm1.1, whole genome shotgun sequence, one genomic interval encodes:
- the LOC137741319 gene encoding glutaredoxin-C11-like, with amino-acid sequence MESVRELASQKAAVIFTKSSCCICHSVKTLFYELGASPAIHELDRYANGRDMEWALRNLGCNPALPAVFIGGKYVGSSKDIISYHVDGSLKQMLKDAQAIWF; translated from the coding sequence ATGGAGAGTGTGAGAGAGTTGGCTTCACAGAAGGCTGCTGTGATCTTCACAAAGAGCTCCTGCTGCATATGCCACAGCGTGAAGACGCTTTTCTACGAGCTCGGAGCAAGCCCGGCGATTCACGAGCTCGACCGATACGCCAATGGGAGGGACATGGAGTGGGCACTGAGAAACCTCGGCTGCAACCCTGCTCTTCCTGCTGTGTTCATAGGCGGGAAATATGTCGGCTCCTCGAAAGACATCATATCCTACCATGTCGATGGATCTCTAAAACAAATGCTCAAAGATGCACAAGCCATCTGGTTctag
- the LOC137743381 gene encoding monothiol glutaredoxin-S11-like, with amino-acid sequence MDRVMRLASEKGVVIFSKSSCCLCYAVNILFQEIGVSPVVHEIDQDPEGREMEKALTRLGCTAPVPAVFIGGNLIGSTNEVMSLHLKGQLIPQLKPYQQQT; translated from the coding sequence atGGACAGAGTAATGAGGTTGGCATCCGAGAAGGGTGTGGTGATTTTTAGCAAGAGCTCATGTTGCCTGTGTTATGCAGTCAACATTCTATTCCAAGAGATTGGGGTGAGTCCTGTGGTTCATGAGATTGACCAAGATCCCGAAGGCCGGGAAATGGAGAAGGCTCTTACAAGGCTGGGGTGTACTGCGCCTGTGCCCGCAGTGTTCATAGGTGGAAACCTCATTGGATCGACCAACGAAGTCATGTCCCTCCACCTAAAAGGCCAGCTGATCCCACAGCTGAAACCTTACCAGCAGCAGACTTAA
- the LOC137743380 gene encoding membrane-anchored ubiquitin-fold protein 3-like produces MGQRGEHIALKFRIYDGTDIGINTYAPSMTVSSLKKRLLAEWPQAKTVTPKSVDEVKIIHGGKVLENSKTLADSRITAGNQTGEAVIMHAVVQPLVPKNKRTGKKQKDMQKMNSCSCTLL; encoded by the exons ATGGGGCAAAGAGGGGAGCATATAGCACTCAAGTTCCGGATTTACGATGGGACAGATATAGGAATCAATACTTATGCACCATCTATGACAGTATCATCTCTTAAGAAAAGGCTACTTGCTGAgtggcctcaag CAAAAACAGTGACACCGAAGTCAGTAGACGAAGTAAAAATCATACATGGTGGCAAAGTTTTAGAGAATAGCAAGACACTTGCTGATTCCAGAATAACCGCCGGTAACCAGACCGGTGAGGCTGTGATCATGCATGCAGTAGTACAGCCTCTTGtacccaaaaacaaaaggacAG GAAAAAAACAGAAAGATATGCAAAAGATGAATTCATGCTCCTGCACCCTCCTTTAA